A stretch of the Leopardus geoffroyi isolate Oge1 chromosome B2, O.geoffroyi_Oge1_pat1.0, whole genome shotgun sequence genome encodes the following:
- the LOC123609024 gene encoding vascular non-inflammatory molecule 3-like isoform X2, giving the protein MCRMNNFGHCGRTETPVSKEEALLLMNKNIDVLENAVKLAARQGAHIIVTPEDGIYGWVFTRETIYPYLEDIPDPEVNWIPCTDPQRFGYTPVQQRLSCLAKDNSIYVVANIGDKKPCNASDPQCPPDGRYQYNTDVVFDSEGRLVARYHKYNLFAPEIQFDFPKDSESVTFETPFGKFGIFTCFDIFSHTPAVVVVDEFQVDSVLYPVAWYNTLPLLSAVPFHSAWARAMGVNLLAANTHNTSMHMTGSGIYAPEAVKVYHYDMETESGQLMLSELKSRPRSEPTYPAAVDWSAYARSVKPFLSEQSNFPGMIYFDELTFIELKRNTGNYTVCQKDLCCHLTYKMSEKRTDEVYALGAFDGLHTVEGQYYLQICTLLKCQISDLRTCGEPVGSAFTKLEEFSLSGTFATRYVFPQIILSGSQLAPERHYEVLRDGRLRSRSRTPLPVLVLALYGRVFDKDPPRLGRGPRRLE; this is encoded by the exons ATGTGTCGAATGAACAACTTTGGCCATTGTGGGAG AACAGAGACGCCAGTTTCCAAAGAAGAAGCTTTGCTCCTGATGAACAAGAACATAGATGTTTTGGAGAACGCAGTTAAACTGGCAGCCAGGCAG GGTGCACATATCATTGTTACCCCAGAAGATGGAATTTATGGCTGGGTTTTCACAAGAGAGACCATTTACCCCTATCTGGAAGATATCCCAGACCCAGAGGTGAACTGGATTCCATGTACGGATCCCCAGAG GTTTGGCTACACCCCAGTGCAACAAAGGCTCAGCTGCCTGGCCAAGGACAACTCCATCTACGTTGTGGCAAATATTGGGGACAAGAAGCCATGCAATGCCAGTGACCCTCAGTGTCCCCCCGATGGCCGTTACCAGTACAACACTGATGTGGTGTTTGATTCTGAGGGTAGGCTGGTGGCACGCTACCATAAG TACAATCTTTTTGCGCCTGAGATTCAATTTGATTTCCCCAAGGATTCAGAATCTGTGACTTTTGAGACTCCTTTTGGGAAGTTTGGCATTTTCACTTGCTTTGACATTTTTTCTCACACCCCAGCTGTGGTGGTGGTGGATGAGTTTCAAGTGGACAGCGTTCTCTACCCGGTGGCGTGGTACAACACGCTGCCCCTTCTGTCGGCTGTTCCCTTCCACTCTGCATGGGCCAGAGCCATGGGAGTCAACTTGCTTGCTGCGAATACCCACAACACCAGCATGCACATGACAG GGAGTGGAATCTACGCACCGGAAGCGGTCAAAGTGTATCACTATGACATGGAAACAGAGAGTGGCCAGCTGATGCTGTCCGAACTGAAGTCCCGGCCGCGAAGTGAACCCACCTATCCTGCAGCTGTTGACTGGAGTGCTTATGCCAGAAGTGTCAAGCCATTCTTGTCTGAACAGTCAAATTTTCCGGGGATGATTTATTTTGATGAGCTCACCTTCATTGAGCTTAAGAGAAACACAGGAAATTACACAGTTTGCCAGAAAGACCTGTGCTGTCACTTAACTTACAAGATGTCGGAGAAACGAACAGATGAGGTTTACGCACTAGGTGCTTTTGATGGACTGCACACAGTAGAAGGTCAATATTACCTACAG ATATGCACATTGCTGAAGTGTCAAATCAGTGACCTGAGAACTTGTGGGGAGCCCGTGGGGTCAGCTTTCACCAAGTTGGAAGAATTCTCCCTCAGCGGCACCTTTGCAACACGTTATGTTTTCCCACAGATCATTCTCAGTGGAAGTCAGCTTGCTCCTGAAAGGCATTATGAG GTCTTGAGAGACGGACGTCTGAGGAGCCGAAGCAGAACCCCTCTGCCTGTCTTAGTTTTGGCCCTGTACGGAAGAGTGTTTGACAAAGACCCTCCGCGCTTGGGGCGAGGACCCCGGAGATTAGAATGA
- the LOC123609024 gene encoding vascular non-inflammatory molecule 3-like isoform X1, translated as MMTSYFPKYVALFAICVLCVGAPDTFIAAVYEHAVILPNRTETPVSKEEALLLMNKNIDVLENAVKLAARQGAHIIVTPEDGIYGWVFTRETIYPYLEDIPDPEVNWIPCTDPQRFGYTPVQQRLSCLAKDNSIYVVANIGDKKPCNASDPQCPPDGRYQYNTDVVFDSEGRLVARYHKYNLFAPEIQFDFPKDSESVTFETPFGKFGIFTCFDIFSHTPAVVVVDEFQVDSVLYPVAWYNTLPLLSAVPFHSAWARAMGVNLLAANTHNTSMHMTGSGIYAPEAVKVYHYDMETESGQLMLSELKSRPRSEPTYPAAVDWSAYARSVKPFLSEQSNFPGMIYFDELTFIELKRNTGNYTVCQKDLCCHLTYKMSEKRTDEVYALGAFDGLHTVEGQYYLQICTLLKCQISDLRTCGEPVGSAFTKLEEFSLSGTFATRYVFPQIILSGSQLAPERHYEVLRDGRLRSRSRTPLPVLVLALYGRVFDKDPPRLGRGPRRLE; from the exons ATGATGAcatcatattttccaaaatatgtggcgctatttgccatctgtgtccTATGTGTTGGTGCACCGGACACTTTCATTGCTGCAGTGTATGAACACGCTGTCATATTACCAAACAGAACAGAGACGCCAGTTTCCAAAGAAGAAGCTTTGCTCCTGATGAACAAGAACATAGATGTTTTGGAGAACGCAGTTAAACTGGCAGCCAGGCAG GGTGCACATATCATTGTTACCCCAGAAGATGGAATTTATGGCTGGGTTTTCACAAGAGAGACCATTTACCCCTATCTGGAAGATATCCCAGACCCAGAGGTGAACTGGATTCCATGTACGGATCCCCAGAG GTTTGGCTACACCCCAGTGCAACAAAGGCTCAGCTGCCTGGCCAAGGACAACTCCATCTACGTTGTGGCAAATATTGGGGACAAGAAGCCATGCAATGCCAGTGACCCTCAGTGTCCCCCCGATGGCCGTTACCAGTACAACACTGATGTGGTGTTTGATTCTGAGGGTAGGCTGGTGGCACGCTACCATAAG TACAATCTTTTTGCGCCTGAGATTCAATTTGATTTCCCCAAGGATTCAGAATCTGTGACTTTTGAGACTCCTTTTGGGAAGTTTGGCATTTTCACTTGCTTTGACATTTTTTCTCACACCCCAGCTGTGGTGGTGGTGGATGAGTTTCAAGTGGACAGCGTTCTCTACCCGGTGGCGTGGTACAACACGCTGCCCCTTCTGTCGGCTGTTCCCTTCCACTCTGCATGGGCCAGAGCCATGGGAGTCAACTTGCTTGCTGCGAATACCCACAACACCAGCATGCACATGACAG GGAGTGGAATCTACGCACCGGAAGCGGTCAAAGTGTATCACTATGACATGGAAACAGAGAGTGGCCAGCTGATGCTGTCCGAACTGAAGTCCCGGCCGCGAAGTGAACCCACCTATCCTGCAGCTGTTGACTGGAGTGCTTATGCCAGAAGTGTCAAGCCATTCTTGTCTGAACAGTCAAATTTTCCGGGGATGATTTATTTTGATGAGCTCACCTTCATTGAGCTTAAGAGAAACACAGGAAATTACACAGTTTGCCAGAAAGACCTGTGCTGTCACTTAACTTACAAGATGTCGGAGAAACGAACAGATGAGGTTTACGCACTAGGTGCTTTTGATGGACTGCACACAGTAGAAGGTCAATATTACCTACAG ATATGCACATTGCTGAAGTGTCAAATCAGTGACCTGAGAACTTGTGGGGAGCCCGTGGGGTCAGCTTTCACCAAGTTGGAAGAATTCTCCCTCAGCGGCACCTTTGCAACACGTTATGTTTTCCCACAGATCATTCTCAGTGGAAGTCAGCTTGCTCCTGAAAGGCATTATGAG GTCTTGAGAGACGGACGTCTGAGGAGCCGAAGCAGAACCCCTCTGCCTGTCTTAGTTTTGGCCCTGTACGGAAGAGTGTTTGACAAAGACCCTCCGCGCTTGGGGCGAGGACCCCGGAGATTAGAATGA